A genomic window from Salvia splendens isolate huo1 chromosome 11, SspV2, whole genome shotgun sequence includes:
- the LOC121755523 gene encoding uncharacterized protein LOC121755523 isoform X2, producing the protein MVNSALESHRAPYLKQFRICFYINKSAQSTVTKWLEFVWSRQVERLELRFLCRSQNRTVVLEDMLGGMRPMKYLRELCWINMKVSGEDISLFLRNCPLLRKLTVISSNLTSDVHVCGQTLMLEYLQLHHCVLSSESSLINISAPHLSEVKIGASPGQLWFKNVPKLVVATFLHHFAFQVSCITSQLHKLTLSVSYTEFLDKFKDETPEAERCPHQRLEILEFRGSSASNIIQSMTYICDEFQKYNTCAPVMSEAEVQAHRDHLKQLKAKLSNQFRLCFFKVKC; encoded by the exons ATGGTAAATTCGGCTTTGGAATCGCATCGAGCCCCTTACCTGAAACAGTTTAGAATCTGTTTTTACATAAATAAGTCAGCACAAAGCACAGTCACTAAATGGCTCGAATTTGTGTGGTCGAGACAAGTTGAGAGATTGGAGTTGAGATTTTTATGCCGTAGTCAAAATCGAACAGTTGTGTTAGAAGATATGTTGGGAGGGATGAGACCTATGAAATATCTAAGGGAATTGTGTTGGATAAACATGAAAGTGAGCGGTGAAGATATCTCCTTGTTCCTAAGAAATTGCCCCTTGTTGAGGAAGCTGACGGTCATATCCTCAAATTTGACATCTGATGTTCATGTATGCGGCCAAACCCTCATGTTGGAGTATCTTCAACTACATCATTGTGTCCTTAGCAGCGAATCATCGCTTATTAACATTTCTGCTCCACATCTTTCTGAAGTTAAGATCGGTGCATCTCCGGGACAGTTATGGTTCAAGAATGTTCCAAAACTTGTTGTGGCAACATTTTTGCACCATTTTGCTTTTCAAGTCTCTTGCATTACTTCCCAACTCCACAAACTTACCTTGTCTGTCTCATACACCGAG TTCCTTGACAAATTTAAAGATGAAACACCAGAAGCTGAAAGATGCCCGCACCAACGTCTCGAAATCTTAGAGTTTCGAGGGTCTTCTGCGAGCAATATCATCCAATCAATGACGTATATTTGCGACGAATTTCAGAAATACAATACTTGTGCTCCGGTTATGAGCGAGGCTGAGGTACAAGCTCATAGGGACCATCTTAAGCAACTTAAAGCCAAATTATCTAATCAATTTCGCCTCTGTTTTTTTAAGGTTAAATGCTAG
- the LOC121754757 gene encoding uncharacterized protein LOC121754757 — protein sequence MAAEFPHAEPSSGLQLGPARQRNPGDVDGRQPHVDPVTLGFAQLNARFDKMDRRVDNLERRPTPQAEGLDPDWDEADHAWEDHRGNGRSGREEYDLPYRQQGRGRGRPNRGGRGDRFGEGALPGRGNRPGQRRGDAAYRTGRRRDNWDLPQRHEDWDDEGYEERGLNCWDPPHNRERLPRQGSDSSSGVKMDAPQFNGADAPNWISRVQYYFDHKRIPEAERLHYVVMLFDPPASEWIFNYRETNGLVTWPDFLDDVRHRFDPQSFRNYTGLIAKLVQTTTVADYQATFERYLNRVTDLSESALIPIFIQGLKQPLQEKVELQNPESLAEAMALALRLAATHEERPQHTSSYQRRPWPSKDQRVTTAPVSNQAAVPHLQESVVREADKSRTFPVRVSNAEKSERARRGLCYHCPEKWVAGHVCKVKLLCYMDDDVDEPHDAGAGEQVPEEELITADLSHLHALDGRGSSKPFIVQGTLGDTTVRVLIDTGATLDFLHPRIAEMLQLDLTPIRPFRVLVGNGASLLCTHISRGTKLAMQGSVFVVDLHILAHHGPDVILGMQWLESLGKVPADFVRKTLEFTQGGRTVFLQGLMPSPKPISLHSLYALTSQPADHEFYEIVAIDTSSEPVCAEGPEDFPGNLPAEVLEVLTAHRAVFEQPRGVPPARSFDHRIHLLPGTQPINVRPYRYPYFQKTEIEKQVRDMLEQGIIRHSHSPFSSPVLLIRKKDGTFRFCIDYRAINKATVPDHFPIPTAEELFDELGSAKYFTKLDLRSGYHQIRMSEDDIFKTAFRTHDGHFEFLVMPFGLTNAPSTFQAAMNSIFQPLLRKCVIVFFDDILIYSPSLELHARHLEAVLRLLHENNFFVKLSKCSFCSVSVEYLGHIIDDGKLKADPAKLEAMSSWPTPRTVKQLRGFLGLTGYYRRFIAQYATIAAPLTDLLKKRLFGGPPRPRPPSQL from the coding sequence ATGGCGGCGGAATTTCCGCATGCAGAGCCCTCGTCGGGGCTGCAATTGGGCCCGGCGCGGCAGAGGAATCCAGGCGACGTCGACGGGAGACAACCGCACGTCGACCCAGTCACGTTGGGGTTTGCGCAGTTGAACGCGCGATTTGATAAGATGGATCGTCGGGTCGACAACTTGGAACGTCGACCGACGCCGCAGGCAGAGGGCCTTGATCCCGATTGGGATGAAGCCGACCACGCGTGGGAGGATCACCGCGGGAATGGTCGGAGCGGCCGTGAGGAGTATGACCTTCCCTACCGCCAGCAGGGTCGGGGTCGTGGTCGCCCTAATCGGGGTGGCCGCGGAGATCGTTTTGGGGAGGGAGCGCTTCCAGGCCGAGGAAACCGCCCTGGTCAGCGTCGGGGCGACGCAGCGTACAGAACGGGTCGCCGTAGGGATAATTGGGACCTACCGCAGAGACACGAGGATTGGGACGATGAGGGGTACGAGGAGCGCGGGCTAAACTGTTGGGACCCACCCCACAATCGGGAACGTCTTCCCCGCCAAGGGTCGGATTCCTCATCCGGCGTGAAGATGGATGCGCCACAATTTAATGGGGCAGACGCACCGAATTGGATCTCTCGCGTGCAATACTATTTTGATCACAAGCGGATTCCGGAGGCTGAACGCTTACACTATGTAGTCATGCTATTCGACCCCCCTGCTTCGGAATGGATATTCAATTATCGTGAGACGAATGGATTGGTGACGTGGCCAGATTTTTTGGACGATGTTAGGCATCGTTTTGATCCCCAGAGCTTCAGGAATTACACAGGTTTGATCGCCAAGCTAGTTCAGACGACCACCGTGGCTGACTATCAAGCGACGTTCGAACGCTATCTCAATAGGGTGACCGATTTATCGGAATCGGCATTGATTCCAATCTTTATTCAAGGATTGAAGCAGCCGCTGCAAGAAAAGGTTGAATTGCAGAACCCAGAGTCGCTAGCAGAGGCAATGGCATTGGCATTGCGTTTGGCCGCAACACACGAGGAACGACCGCAGCACACGTCGTCATATCAACGTCGACCGTGGCCTAGCAAGGATCAACGGGTCACCACGGCCCCTGTTTCTAACCAGGCCGCCGTGCCCCATCTACAGGAGTCGGTGGTCCGGGAGGCGGACAAATCACGAACGTTCCCGGTTAGAGTGTCGAATGCAGAAAAATCGGAGCGAGCCCGCCGAGGGCTCTGTTATCACTGCCCCGAGAAATGGGTCGCAGGCCACGTGTGTAAAGTCAAGTTACTGTGCTATATGGATGACGACGTGGATGAACCGCATGATGCAGGGGCAGGAGAGCAGGTTCCTGAGGAGGAACTAATCACTGCAGATTTATCGCACCTCCACGCCTTGGATGGCCGAGGGAGCTCCAAGCCGTTTATTGTTCAGGGAACGTTGGGGGATACTACGGTCCGGGTATTGATAGACACAGGGGCGACACTAGATTTCCTCCACCCACGAATTGCGGAGATGCTTCAATTGGACCTGACTCCGATCAGACCGTTCAGGGTGCTAGTGGGCAACGGCGCATCCCTGCTGTGTACCCATATCTCGCGGGGCACGAAGCTCGCTATGCAGGGTAGTGTATTTGTAGTAGATCTTCACATTCTCGCTCACCATGGACCGGATGTGATATTGGGGATGCAATGGTTGGAATCCCTAGGGAAGGTGCCGGCTGATTTTGTCCGGAAAACGTTGGAATTTACTCAAGGGGGGCGGACAGTGTTCTTGCAGGGCTTGATGCCGAGCCCGAAACCGATTTCGCTTCACTCGTTGTACGCATTAACGTCACAGCCGGCCGACCACGAGTTCTATGAAATCGTGGCGATTGACACCTCATCCGAGCCAGTGTGCGCCGAGGGTCCGGAGGATTTTCCGGGGAACCTGCCAGCCGAGGTGCTGGAGGTACTGACAGCGCACCGGGCGGTGTTTGAGCAACCCCGAGGCGTCCCACCGGCCCGATCGTTCGATCACCGGATTCATCTTTTACCAGGGACGCAGCCAATCAACGTTCGACCCTATAGGTACCCCTATTTCCAAAAAACGGAAATTGAGAAGCAGGTGCGTGATATGTTGGAACAGGGCATTATTCGACATAGTCACAGTCCTTTCTCGTCCCCGGTATTGTTGATCCGCAAAAAGGACGGCACGTTTCGTTTCTGCATCGATTATCGTGCCATCAATAAGGCAACCGTTCCGGATCATTTCCCCATACCTACGGCGGAGGAATTGTTTGACGAGTTGGGCAGTGCGAAGTATTTTACAAAGTTAGATCTTCGCTCGGGATATCATCAAATTCGGATGAGTGAGGATGACATCTTTAAGACGGCCTTCAGGACTCATGACGGCCATTTCGAGTTTCTCGTGATGCCTTTTGGCCTTACAAACGCTCCCTCCACTTTTCAGGCGGCTATGAACTCTATCTTTCAGCCGCTACTCCGGAAGTGTGTTATTGTCTTCTTCGATGACATACTGATTTACAGCCCGTCCCTCGAACTACATGCCCGGCATTTGGAGGCAGTGCTGCGGTTACTTCACGAGAATAATTTTTTCGTCAAGCTTTCCAAATGCTCGTTTTGTAGTGTGTCCGTGGAGTATTTGGGACACATCATTGACGACGGCAAACTCAAGGCCGACCCAGCGAAACTAGAAGCCATGTCATCATGGCCCACACCGAGAACAGTGAAGCAGCTACGGGGTTTCTTGGGTCTGACAGGCTATTATCGCCGTTTCATCGCTCAGTATGCAACGATAGCCGCCCCGTTGACGGATTTGTTAAAAAAGAGGCTTTTCGGTGGTCCACCGAGGCCGAGACCGCCTTCGCAGCTCTGA
- the LOC121753870 gene encoding B-box zinc finger protein 21-like has product MKILCDVCGKGEASLYCTADEASLCAACDHRVHHANKLAGKHQRFSLLHPSPKHSPLCDICQERSAFLFCQEDRAILCRECDVPIHKANQHTQKHTRFLLTGVTLSASPLPESAPPPPKATSTTPPAKGTTPAAQTSSISEYLIETLPGWHVEDLLDSFTPSPSHFCKGNDLVLPFCDDDLHCSSGFPAENMGIWVPQVQVHQNQNQNPNQSFLVNSSSNDNNVGFGLGINANGCRDSFIEFSTNGIKSNRKRSDVDNSFAVPQISPSAAAAFNKRSKTFW; this is encoded by the exons ATGAAGATCCTCTGCGACGTCTGCGGCAAGGGCGAGGCATCCTTGTACTGCACCGCCGACGAGGCCTCCCTCTGCGCCGCCTGCGACCACCGCGTCCACCACGCCAACAAGCTCGCCGGCAAACACCAGCGCTTCTCCCTCCTCCATCCCTCCCCCAAACACTCCCCTCTCTGCGATATCTGCCAG GAGAGAAGCGCGTTTCTGTTTTGCCAAGAAGATAGAGCGATTCTCTGCCGAGAGTGCGACGTCCCCATTCACAAAGCCAACCAACACACGCAGAAGCACACCAGATTCCTCCTCACCGGCGTCACCCTCTCCGCATCTCCCTTGCCGGAATCCGCCCCTCCCCCACCCAAGGCTACCAGTACTACTCCCCCAGCCAAGGGTACAACACCGGCAGCGCAAACGAGTAGCATTTCCGAATACTTGATCGAGACGCTGCCAGGCTGGCACGTCGAGGATCTTCTAGATTCTTTCACCCCTTCCCCCTCCCATTTCTGCAAG GGAAATGATTTGGTGCTGCCATTTTGTGACGATGATCTCCACTGTAGCAGTGGATTTCCAGCAGAAAACATGGGAATTTGGGTCCCTCAAGTTCAAGTGcaccaaaatcaaaatcaaaatccaaatcAATCATTTCTAgtcaatagtagtagtaatgaCAATAATGTGGGCTTTGGATTAGGGATTAATGCAAATGGGTGCAGAGATTCATTCATTGAATTTTCCACAAATGGCATCAAATCCAACAGAAAAAGAAGCGACGTCGACAACTCCTTCGCTGTTCCACAGATCAGCCCTTCCGCAGCTGCTGCCTTCAACAAGAGATCCAAAACATTTTGGTGA
- the LOC121755391 gene encoding SH3 domain-containing protein 2-like isoform X2 — protein sequence MKLNELKSNMVTLGKEATSAMAAVEHQQQRLTLQRLIAMMLSARQQTEVFPNPARDTRRNPASAYNEGENLSASKPYDGSFDGTDYFLGEVIQPYQAESDVELTLALGDYVVVRKVTNNGWAEGECKCDAGWFPFEFVERWDRVLASKVAEVF from the exons ATGAAGCTTAATGAGCTGAAGTCGAATATGGTTACCTTGGGTAAAGAAGCAACGTCTGCAATGGCAGCTGTTGAACACCAACAGCAGAGGTTAACTCTCCAGCGGCTTATAGCCATG ATGCTGTCTGCCCGTCAGCAAACTGAGGTTTTTCCAAATCCAGCTCGAGATACAAGAAGAAATCCGGCCTCTGCATATAATGAGGGTGAAAATCTATCTGCCTCAAAGCCATATGATGGGTCATTTGATGGCACGGATTACTTCTTAGGCGAG GTCATCCAACCCTACCAAGCTGAGTCTGATGTAGAGTTGACATTAGCTCTTGGTGACTATGTTGTCGTTCGAAAG GTGACCAACAATGGATGGGCCGAAGGTGAATGCAAATGTGATGCCGGGTGGTTCCCATTCGAGTTCGTTGAGAGATGGGACCGTGTCCTTGCAAGCAAAGTAGCAGAAGTGTTTTAA
- the LOC121754756 gene encoding eggshell protein 1-like, translating to MGRILWLALFFAMVIVGLIRAEEGGGATTTTSSLKGSDLSQRKDEHNGGKSDKTYNDVVVKDKKKNNGGGGVGWGWGGGGGGGNRNGGWGWGNGGGGGVFWRWGCNGGKHHRSGKSRVFPKGEYAMGEFAQCMVKGRCRGMRLDCPLHCGGPCVYDCRNMCKAHCQK from the coding sequence ATGGGGAGAATTTTGTGGCTGGCTCTGTTTTTTGCTATGGTGATAGTTGGATTGATCAGAGCCGAAGAAGGAGGAggcgccaccaccaccacctcgtCGCTGAAAGGTTCTGATCTTTCGCAAAGGAAAGACGAACATAATGGAGGTAAAAGTGACAAGACCTACAATGATGTAGTGGTGAAAGACAAGAAGAAGAACaatggaggaggaggagttggATGGGGTTGGGGaggtggcggaggtggtgggAACCGTAATGGAGGCTGGGGATGGGGAAATGGAGGAGGTGGCGGTGTTTTTTGGAGGTGGGGCTGCAACGGTGGGAAGCATCATCGTTCCGGCAAGAGTAGAGTGTTCCCGAAGGGGGAGTATGCAATGGGAGAGTTTGCACAATGCATGGTGAAGGGAAGGTGTAGGGGAATGAGGTTGGATTGTCCATTGCATTGTGGAGGGCCTTGTGTTTATGATTGTCGGAATATGTGCAAGGCTCATTGCCAAAAATAG
- the LOC121755523 gene encoding uncharacterized protein LOC121755523 isoform X1 codes for MVNSALESHRAPYLKQFRICFYINKSAQSTVTKWLEFVWSRQVERLELRFLCRSQNRTVVLEDMLGGMRPMKYLRELCWINMKVSGEDISLFLRNCPLLRKLTVISSNLTSDVHVCGQTLMLEYLQLHHCVLSSESSLINISAPHLSEVKIGASPGQLWFKNVPKLVVATFLHHFAFQVSCITSQLHKLTLSVSYTESILANSFPQMPNLKELIIRDSSLYKHGYLVGVTSMIKACPRLQKFKFKFLDKFKDETPEAERCPHQRLEILEFRGSSASNIIQSMTYICDEFQKYNTCAPVMSEAEVQAHRDHLKQLKAKLSNQFRLCFFKVKC; via the exons ATGGTAAATTCGGCTTTGGAATCGCATCGAGCCCCTTACCTGAAACAGTTTAGAATCTGTTTTTACATAAATAAGTCAGCACAAAGCACAGTCACTAAATGGCTCGAATTTGTGTGGTCGAGACAAGTTGAGAGATTGGAGTTGAGATTTTTATGCCGTAGTCAAAATCGAACAGTTGTGTTAGAAGATATGTTGGGAGGGATGAGACCTATGAAATATCTAAGGGAATTGTGTTGGATAAACATGAAAGTGAGCGGTGAAGATATCTCCTTGTTCCTAAGAAATTGCCCCTTGTTGAGGAAGCTGACGGTCATATCCTCAAATTTGACATCTGATGTTCATGTATGCGGCCAAACCCTCATGTTGGAGTATCTTCAACTACATCATTGTGTCCTTAGCAGCGAATCATCGCTTATTAACATTTCTGCTCCACATCTTTCTGAAGTTAAGATCGGTGCATCTCCGGGACAGTTATGGTTCAAGAATGTTCCAAAACTTGTTGTGGCAACATTTTTGCACCATTTTGCTTTTCAAGTCTCTTGCATTACTTCCCAACTCCACAAACTTACCTTGTCTGTCTCATACACCGAG AGCATTTTGGCAAATAGCTTTCCTCAAATGCCTAATCTTAAGGAATTAATCATCAGAGATAGCTCATTGTATAAGCATGGCTATCTCGTGGGAGTAACATCTATGATAAAAGCATGTCCTCGTCTTCAGAAATTCAAGTTCAAG TTCCTTGACAAATTTAAAGATGAAACACCAGAAGCTGAAAGATGCCCGCACCAACGTCTCGAAATCTTAGAGTTTCGAGGGTCTTCTGCGAGCAATATCATCCAATCAATGACGTATATTTGCGACGAATTTCAGAAATACAATACTTGTGCTCCGGTTATGAGCGAGGCTGAGGTACAAGCTCATAGGGACCATCTTAAGCAACTTAAAGCCAAATTATCTAATCAATTTCGCCTCTGTTTTTTTAAGGTTAAATGCTAG
- the LOC121755391 gene encoding SH3 domain-containing protein 2-like isoform X1 gives MVVGSALEDARHLAQRYDRVRQQVEAQVARCHARVRETNNSSDITLKLEAAEMKLNELKSNMVTLGKEATSAMAAVEHQQQRLTLQRLIAMMLSARQQTEVFPNPARDTRRNPASAYNEGENLSASKPYDGSFDGTDYFLGEVIQPYQAESDVELTLALGDYVVVRKVTNNGWAEGECKCDAGWFPFEFVERWDRVLASKVAEVF, from the exons ATGGTTGTGGGATCTGCCCTAGAAGATGCTCGACATCTTGCACAGCGATATGATAGAGTGAGACAGCAGGTTGAAGCTCAG GTTGCCAGGTGCCATGCTAGGGTGAGGGAAACAAACAATAGTTCGGATATTACGTTAAAGCTAGAAGCTGCTGAAATGAAGCTTAATGAGCTGAAGTCGAATATGGTTACCTTGGGTAAAGAAGCAACGTCTGCAATGGCAGCTGTTGAACACCAACAGCAGAGGTTAACTCTCCAGCGGCTTATAGCCATG ATGCTGTCTGCCCGTCAGCAAACTGAGGTTTTTCCAAATCCAGCTCGAGATACAAGAAGAAATCCGGCCTCTGCATATAATGAGGGTGAAAATCTATCTGCCTCAAAGCCATATGATGGGTCATTTGATGGCACGGATTACTTCTTAGGCGAG GTCATCCAACCCTACCAAGCTGAGTCTGATGTAGAGTTGACATTAGCTCTTGGTGACTATGTTGTCGTTCGAAAG GTGACCAACAATGGATGGGCCGAAGGTGAATGCAAATGTGATGCCGGGTGGTTCCCATTCGAGTTCGTTGAGAGATGGGACCGTGTCCTTGCAAGCAAAGTAGCAGAAGTGTTTTAA